The sequence below is a genomic window from Lolium perenne isolate Kyuss_39 chromosome 4, Kyuss_2.0, whole genome shotgun sequence.
GGCAAATCGTACCGGTTGGGGCTTCTTTTCTCCATCTGCACGATGCGAAGCAGCAGTTTTCCCCTTTGCACACGAATCGCCGGAGAAAGAAGGCCGCCACGCTCCTCCGGCCGGTCCGCCAGAGGCCGCCGTCCTTCCGGCCGTCCTCCACTGCTGCTACGCCTCCTTCCCTGCCGAGCTGCACGCAGCACCTCCAAGAGAGACCTCGGTCAGAATGGCGCGACGCCCCTTGCAGGCCCTGCACGACTCCGATATCCTTCGACAGAAGTCGCGCCGCCCATACTCGCGCGTGCGGCTGCGTATGCCTTCCCGCTGCCGCCCCTCTGGCTTCGATCACACCCTGGCCTCCGTCCCTTCCATGGCTCGACGAGGTTATTTTCCGTGACGCCAGCTTCAAGGAAGCCGTTCGTCCTCGGAACTGCTTCGCTCCTCCCCTCGAGGTTCTTCTCTGTGGCGGAGATGGAGGTGTACCTGGTGTCCTGGCCATGGTTGTGGTGCTGACGCTGGAATAGATCCTGGAAAACATCTGTCCGGACATGGTGGGAGTGCACGAGCTAGAACGGTGCTACATGAAGTCATCAATGGCGTACATGCTCTCTGCTTGGGACTTGGAGGGCGGGGAAAGTGTTCCAGTGCAGAGCGACTAGACGGAAGCGAGTAGACAGATACGTATTATGGCAAGGTAAAGATCATTAGTTGATCATATGTATCTCGACGTGGTCATGTGAAGATGTGACAACGTGCTAATGTGGAGAATTGTGCAACATATTTTATTTTAATTCTCACGTCTCAGTGTTTGAATGTGATTGGAGATATATTAATGTTTGGAATAAACTAAAACAAAATCTTGCCATCCATGAATCGGGTGCAAATTTATATTTTGAAAAAAAGCATCATCAAACAATGATGATTTCAATCTCCAAATTGGCATTTACATGTATGATACTAGTGTACATATAGGTGTTGTACCGTCAATCACAAGTATAACAGTACGTTCTTATCAACTCCACAATTCTGCAGTTGTTTCAACCAAACAACTTTTAGCTTTTACACAGTTGGAAACAGGGAAACAATAAATttggaaaaaaatcaaaaagtgAACGACGCCTGAGAGATTCGAACTCTCGCGGGGAAACCCCATGTACTTAGCAGGCACACGCCTTAACCACTCGGCCAAAGCGTCGGTTGTGTTACGGATTATTCGGAATCTTTAATATCGGTAAACAATGGGCTTAAGTATGGcccaaacaacacaacccatacgCCACATGGTTTAACTGGGCCGAGAGAACTTGGCTACAAACTGTCCCATGGGCTTAAGGTTTCTTTAGCTCGGAGTGGGGACTGACCCAGCTCACCAGTATTCGAGCTTACCTTAAGTTTGTCCAATTCTTTATACAAGCACAAATCCTAGTTAGATGTAGAAGCCTAGAAGGGCCGCTGGGCAGGCTGAAACCAGGCAGCCGAGAAAAATCATGGCAAAAGCTCCCGAAGGTCACTGCGTACCATATTCGGTGCACCGATTGCCATCACACATTGCGTCCAATGCACGAACTGTCTCACTGTCTGCATTCAGGCAAGGAGCAGCTTATGCTGACTTCCGTAAATTGCTCCCATCTTCTTTCTTTGTCGCTCCTTCACTGATGCTATTGGAATGGCTTATCATCACTGTAGTCACATAAATTCATCATTTCGTAATCAAGCAATTAACGCAAAATGACGTTGCCGCATAGACGACTTCTGTTTATCTTTCAGGACTGTCGGCGTCAGCTAGCTGTCTTGGGCCCAGAACAAGGAAGTTCGATAGAACAGATAATAACGGAGCAACTCAATTCCATGGCCATTCAGTTTGATCTGTCGCACTGCGGCCGGTCTGCACCTACAAGTACTACTGCTGGCTTGGTACTTGTGGCTCGTGAATCAGTCTCAAGGCTCGAcacttccaaaaaaaaaaaaaaaagtctcaAGGCTCGATGGCGGATCAGGGCCACACCCCTATCCATTGCAAAGGTAATTAGAGGGAATCGACAGTACTCCCTTAATCTCATAAAACTTGTTTTGATTTTATTTAAATTTCGATGTAGCTAGAATCTAGATGCTcacctagatacatctaaatgttAACAAACTTGAGAAGTTTCGAGGGAGTAACAGCTAGGGTTAGTCTCTAACCAATGCCATTCTCGTCGGCATGCTCGAGCTGTTCTTGTTCTACCGATGCTTAGTTAATTCTTACTCCATCGATGCAGCGGCGGTGTGCAGAGCCAACGGCGCGCCGCTCGTCGTCGAGGAGATCGTCGTGGATCCACCCAAGGCCTACGAGATCCGCGTCAAGATCATCTGCACCTCGCTCTGCCACACCGACCTCACGTTCTGGCGCGTCAAGGTACGCACACGCTAGCGTCTTCACGTCGGAAGATGTATTCAGAAGTGCTGTTCATACTACTTGTTCACTAACTCGATTACTTTCAAATTCGTAGGAAGATTTTGTGATACCACCACTGTTTCCAAGGATCCTAGGCCACGAGGCCTACGGGTAAGTCACTTCTCGAGCCATATTTTGCAACGAAGTCATTTCTGTGCCTGAATGGGACTAAGGTTTTGGGTACCGGTTTGAAAAAAATCTCAGAGGGGGCTGAGATTTCCGGTAACCACGGTTACCGGCGATAACCGTTTAAATACCGGACGAAATTCTCAAACAAAATTTGAATTTTAAACTGAAAAATAtctaaatattttttaaaataagATTTTGAGGAGAAGTAAGTGAAAGATTCGAACAATGAGTTGGGGCATGGGGTTATAGTGGAGAGGAAACACGTACGATTTAGGTTGGCTAACCAATCAGCCTAAATTCAAACTAAATTTGAATAGACCGAAATTTTTTGGCCGATAAATTCATTTACTGGAGGGGGCTGAGAATTCCGGTTACCGGCCGGTAACCGCGGTATTCCAACCGGTAACCAAATCTAGTCGGTGCAGGGTGGTGGAGAGCGTCGGGGAACACGTCGAGGAGTTCGCGGTGGGCGACACGGTGGTGCCGACGTTCCTGGGGCAGTGCGACACCTGCTCCAGCTGCGCGTCGGCGGGGAACAATATGTGCTCCTCGGTGCCGTTCGCCGTCGGCCCGGGGATGCGGCGCGACGGCACCACCAGGTTCAGGGACGCCCAGGGCGAACCGCTGCACGACTTCCTCGCCGTCTCCAGCTTCAGCCAGTACACCGTCGTCGACGTCAACCAGGTCGTCAAGGTCCACCCGGACGTACCGCCCAAGCTCGCCTGCCTCCTCAGCTGCGGCGCCGGCACCGGTGAGCCTTCAACTAGCTACTAGTAGATTAATTGCCACGCGCGACGCAGCCTCGAACGGCACTTATATCTTGGAGTGGAaaccagtggcggagcttgaaaTTTTTTGTTGGGCGGGCCAGgctgaaaaaaaaacaaaaaaattgttCAAGCAAGGGTAAAACATCATTCGCTGCTGCTGAAGTGTCTTCAATTTCTATTGTCTCGTCCCTTTCGCTTCAATACATAATTTATTCTTCTTTGAGTGGCCTTTCCCACTGCTGTTGGCTGTTGCAAGTTACAAAACTGAAGAACGGATGCCCAGTTTAGTGAACAACAAATGCTATGAATTGCTACTCCATGAACAATGAATAGCTAAAAATTTGGAGATAAATAAGATTAACTAGTAACTTATGCAGGGAATTGGATAAGAAAGGGGATCGATTTGGTCCTGGCTCTGGTCGCACTTTGTAGGCAGCAAAACCGCTGCGACCCTGAAGTGCGGCCATGGTGGGTTGCCTGCGGAGACCCCCTGACCGACTCTCGGCTGCCAGCGGCAGCGTGACGCTGCTGTGTCTCCTCTGCTCCACCACTTCCCCCTGATTTTCCCTCTATTCTGTCCAATTTCAGAACCCAGCGATGAGCTTCTAGGGCCATGTTTCTGTCCAAAGGACCAGAGTACAGACACACAGCGTGAGCGGATTGTTGAAGGAAGAGAGGCAACGAGTGTTGGCGGGCTGGACCTTAGATGCATAGGGGTTGGAATTTTTTTTGCAGAAAAGCTGGGCGGGCCATGGCCCAGGTTGGCCCCAAAGGAGCTCCGCCAGTGGTGGAAACTGATAGTGCATCCTGGAATCGAATGTCAGGTGTAGGAGCTGCATGGAGGTTGGCCAAGGTGGAACCTGGATCTTCGGTGGTTATCTTCGGGCTGGGAGCCGTCGGGTTGGCGGTAAGCTGCTGCCTGTGACGAATGATCCTCGAATTTTAGATTCCAGTTGATTGGTGCTGAACTTGCTGCGGTGACCACCTTTTCGATGTTCAGGTGGCACAAGGTGCGAAGATGTGCGGAGCAACGAAGATCGTCGGTGTTGATCTGAACCCTGCGAAACAGGAACTTGGCAAGTCttaattaattttaatttttgccAGCAACGAGCCAGGGAAATCCTTTTGATTACTTTCAAGACTGAAGgaaaaaaacaaattactgtccACTGCAGGGAAAATGTTCGGCGTGACAGATTTTGTCAACCCGTCAGAACTCGGCGAGAGTTCAGTCATCGAGGTAAAGGACCAGGCCCCAGAATAATTTGGTTCAAGAACGGCAAAAGGCAGCGTTACCGACAGGCGACAGTATATACTCTATCTGACTAACTCATCGATGCATGTCCTAACTAAATGTTGCTGAACTTTAGGTGATCACTAAGATGACGGATGGTGGCGCCGACTACTGCTTCGAGTGCATCGGTGTCGCGGCGGTGATGATCGATGCCTTCAGAAGCGCTAAACAGGTCTCTCTGACCCTTCCACCGCGATGCAGGTGTCGCTTTTCAGATGAAAACTGTAAACCGCTTCAGATTTGAGAATAATGGCATCGGTGTGTTGTCTCCGTCGCAGGGTAAGGGCAAGACGGTCATCCTGGGGATTGAGAAGGATGGCAAGCCGATCTGCCTGCCGTCCATAGAGTTTCTATTCGGCAAGTGCGTCATGGGATCGCTCTTCGGGGGTATCAAACCCAAGACTGACATCCCAATCCTGGCCGAGAAATGCATGAACAAGGTCATATTTGTGTGTGTTTCAGTCTTTCAGATGATATCGATTAGAATGAACTCGAAAACATATGCTCAGTAGTGCTTGTATGAATGCAGGAGCTGGAGCTGGAGAAGCTGATCACGCACGAAGTAGCCCTGCATGACATTAATACGGCCTTCGACCTGCTCGTGCAGGGAAAGAGCCTGAGATGCATCATCTGGATGGACAAGCTAGTGGTGTGAAGAAACAGTTGAAGAATATGGGTTCAGAATCGGCTGATTTGATGCAGCGACCGTATAAATTGTGTTGCTTACTTTGCTACAGCAGTTGTGTTGCCTGTTCCGTTTCGCCGGTGTCTCTGAAAATAGAAATCACACGGTTATCATCATGAATTGGTTTGTACTACCGTCGTTCCATATTAACCGTTGCATTTATCTGGGTTTACATGTATCACCTTACTTGCTTCTTGGGAGGTAGGGAATGAAAGAAATGCATGAGTATTCAACAACAAGCATGCCCCCCTACGGTTGTGCTAGATAGAATTAAGAGTGAAGCCCACTTGTGGGTGATCGCGGACATTAAGAAGTTGAGTGAAATAATATCGGGAGAGTGATATCATGCCGTGCATGTGTGCCGGTTGTATGCTTTTATTTCTTGTAAAACTTCTCGTTAATTAATA
It includes:
- the LOC127297048 gene encoding alcohol dehydrogenase-like 2, with the protein product MADQGHTPIHCKAAVCRANGAPLVVEEIVVDPPKAYEIRVKIICTSLCHTDLTFWRVKEDFVIPPLFPRILGHEAYGVVESVGEHVEEFAVGDTVVPTFLGQCDTCSSCASAGNNMCSSVPFAVGPGMRRDGTTRFRDAQGEPLHDFLAVSSFSQYTVVDVNQVVKVHPDVPPKLACLLSCGAGTGVGAAWRLAKVEPGSSVVIFGLGAVGLAVAQGAKMCGATKIVGVDLNPAKQELGKMFGVTDFVNPSELGESSVIEVITKMTDGGADYCFECIGVAAVMIDAFRSAKQGKGKTVILGIEKDGKPICLPSIEFLFGKCVMGSLFGGIKPKTDIPILAEKCMNKELELEKLITHEVALHDINTAFDLLVQGKSLRCIIWMDKLVV